A region from the Arachis ipaensis cultivar K30076 chromosome B01, Araip1.1, whole genome shotgun sequence genome encodes:
- the LOC107613254 gene encoding uncharacterized protein LOC107613254: MGKLHYFLGIQVIRTSDGGLLMTQSKYVKDLLAKAGMSGCKSCSTPLPSSLKIQATGGPEFENPHLYRSVVGSLQILRYVSGSATFGLKLHKDPSMKLTAYCDSDWAGDPSDRKSIRGFCVYMGRNLVSWQSKKQGVVARSSTEAEYRALADLVAELVWIKSLLGELKWPVHEAPMAYCDNQSDVLLAANPILHSKAKHFEIDLHFVRDHVTSKTVQVSHVPSTVQIADTLTKALPSSAFLDLRNKLNVQNLPNSAPLSLRGHDTRNGDEDT; this comes from the exons ATGGGAAAGCTCCATTATTTCCTGGGAATTCAGGTGATCAGGACTAGTGATGGAGGACTACTAATGACTCAAAGCAAGTATGTAAAAGATCTCCTTGCAAAAGCAGGCATGAGTGGCTGCAAGTCATGTTCAACACCACTCCCATCATCCTTGAAAATTCAAGCCACTGGAGGACCAGAATTTGAAAATCCTCACCTATATCGATCAGTGGTAGGAAGCCTACA GATACTGCGTTATGTAAGTGGATCTGCAACTTTTGGTCTCAAACTTCACAAAGATCCCTCCATGAAGCTAACAGCCTACTGTGACTCAGACTGGGCTGGTGACCCCAGTGACAGAAAATCAATTAGAGGCTTCTGTGTGTATATGGGAAGAAACCTGGTCTCCTGGCAATCAAAGAAACAAGGAGTAGTAGCCAGATCAAGTACAGAGGCAGAGTACAGAGCTTTGGCTGATCTAGTAGCAGAGCTGGTTTGGATCAAAAGTCTACTAGGAGAGTTGAAATGGCCTGTTCATGAAGCCCCTATGGCCTATTGCGACAACCAGAGTGATGTCCTTCTAGCAGCGAATCCCATCTTGCACTCAAAGGCAAAGCACTTCGAAATCGATCTGCATTTTGTCAGGGATCATGTTACAAGCAAAACAGTGCAGGTGAGCCATGTTCCCAGCACAGTCCAAATCGCAGATACCCTCACAAAAGCCCTTCCCTCCTCAGCCTTCCTTGATCTCAGGAACAAACTCAACGTGCAGAATTTGCCAAATTCTGCACCTCTGAGTTTGAGGGGGCATGACACAAGGAATGGTGATGAAGACACGTGA
- the LOC107619731 gene encoding PLASMODESMATA CALLOSE-BINDING PROTEIN 5: protein MICPILKLLIALLLLNLCFQASGQYMEWCIADEQTPDEDLERAMEWACGNGADCSKIQLNYPCYLPNTLKDHASYSFNSYYQRFKNKGGSCYFNSAAITTDLDPSHGSCKFEFIP from the exons ATGATTTGTCCAATTCTCAAACTTTTGATAGCTCTGCTCCTTTTGAACCTATGTTTTCAAGCATCTG GACAATATATGGAGTGGTGCATAGCTGATGAGCAGACCCCAGATGAAGATCTTGAGAGGGCCATGGAGTGGGCTTGTGGAAATGGAGCAGATTGCAGCAAGATACAATTGAACTATCCCTGTTATCTACCAAACACTCTGAAGGACCATGCCTCTTATTCCTTCAATAGTTACTATCAGAGGTTCAAGAACAAAGGAGGCTCTTGCTATTTCAATTCTGCTGCAATCACTACTGACCTTGACCCAA GTCATGGCTCGTGCAAATTTGAGTTTATCCCATGA